In one Streptomyces marincola genomic region, the following are encoded:
- a CDS encoding RNA polymerase sigma factor: protein MAGARGVRPAGGDAGDTDDVGLPLSSGEDVSRIRAVLVLGGVPWNDLEDALQQVRVKLLTARADPARAHIRNPGAWLSVVASRVAADWHRERAREAGLRARLATRWAVRPPPHPQEDQALALAVSDALAELPLPQRQVLTLRFYVDLTVRDIALVLGVPEGTVKSRLHAAVSLLRDRLGEKEVIRDDDRRA from the coding sequence ATGGCTGGAGCGCGCGGAGTGCGGCCGGCGGGAGGCGACGCCGGTGACACCGACGACGTCGGGCTTCCGCTGTCAAGCGGTGAGGACGTCAGCCGAATACGGGCGGTTCTCGTCCTGGGCGGCGTGCCGTGGAACGACCTGGAGGACGCGCTCCAGCAGGTCAGGGTGAAGTTACTGACGGCCCGGGCCGACCCGGCCCGGGCACACATCCGCAACCCCGGCGCCTGGCTGTCGGTCGTTGCCTCCCGGGTGGCGGCCGACTGGCACCGGGAACGCGCCCGGGAGGCGGGGCTGCGGGCCCGGCTCGCCACCCGCTGGGCGGTGCGCCCGCCGCCACACCCCCAGGAGGACCAGGCACTGGCCCTGGCCGTGTCCGACGCCCTGGCCGAGTTGCCGCTCCCACAGCGCCAGGTCCTCACACTGCGCTTCTACGTCGACCTGACCGTCCGCGACATCGCCCTGGTGCTGGGCGTTCCGGAGGGCACGGTGAAGAGTCGGCTGCACGCGGCCGTCTCACTGCTCCGGGACCGGCTGGGTGAGAAGGAGGTGATCCGGGATGACGATAGAAGGGCTTGA
- a CDS encoding serine hydrolase domain-containing protein: MTTINGEVAHGFEPVREAFAANFTQHGDIGAAVCVYRHGRPVANLWGGIADPETGRPWTRDTLQLVYSATKGATATAAHMLVERGMLDLDTPVAEYWPEFAANGKADIPVRWLLSHQAGLVALDEPLPLAEALAWEPMAAALAAQRTLWTPGTAHGYHGRTWGWLVGEVIRRVSGRSPGRFFADEIARPLGLDFFIGLPASERGRVSRMVYRRPAVDLTTVPIEAVPEELREQVDAWRDPNSLGNRAFAVTDPAAIDFDAPEVQAAELPSSNGIGTARALARMYAALIGEVDGVRLLARGTLASATEEQAVGKDRVLVVASRFSAGFMLPTEGTPMTGQNAFGHTGRGGSLAFADPEHGIAFGYVMNHIVSGAEDVRAAALADAVRTSVAASPR; this comes from the coding sequence ATGACGACGATCAACGGTGAGGTAGCGCACGGGTTTGAGCCGGTCCGCGAGGCGTTCGCAGCCAACTTCACCCAGCACGGGGACATCGGCGCTGCCGTGTGCGTCTACCGGCACGGCCGGCCGGTGGCCAACCTGTGGGGTGGTATCGCCGATCCCGAGACGGGCCGACCGTGGACGCGGGACACCCTGCAACTCGTCTACTCGGCGACCAAAGGAGCCACGGCGACCGCGGCACACATGCTGGTCGAGCGCGGCATGCTCGACCTCGACACCCCGGTGGCGGAGTACTGGCCGGAGTTCGCAGCGAACGGCAAGGCGGACATCCCCGTCCGTTGGCTCCTGTCCCACCAGGCCGGGCTGGTCGCCCTGGACGAGCCGCTCCCACTGGCCGAGGCACTGGCCTGGGAACCCATGGCGGCTGCGCTGGCGGCGCAGCGCACGCTGTGGACCCCAGGCACCGCGCACGGCTACCACGGCCGGACCTGGGGGTGGCTGGTCGGCGAGGTGATCCGCCGAGTCTCCGGCCGTTCTCCGGGTCGCTTCTTCGCGGATGAGATCGCGCGGCCCCTCGGGCTGGACTTCTTCATCGGCCTGCCGGCGAGCGAACGCGGACGGGTCAGCCGCATGGTGTACCGGCGACCGGCTGTAGACCTCACGACGGTGCCGATCGAGGCGGTGCCCGAGGAGCTTCGCGAACAGGTTGATGCCTGGCGCGACCCGAACTCCCTCGGCAACCGGGCGTTCGCGGTCACCGACCCGGCTGCGATCGACTTCGACGCGCCCGAGGTGCAGGCCGCGGAGCTCCCTTCCTCCAACGGCATCGGCACCGCACGGGCACTCGCCCGCATGTACGCCGCGCTGATCGGCGAGGTCGACGGCGTGCGTCTGCTCGCCCGCGGGACTTTGGCGTCGGCGACCGAGGAACAGGCCGTTGGCAAGGACCGGGTGCTGGTGGTCGCGAGCCGCTTCAGCGCCGGCTTCATGCTCCCCACCGAGGGCACCCCCATGACCGGTCAGAACGCCTTCGGCCACACCGGCCGCGGCGGCTCACTCGCCTTCGCCGACCCCGAGCACGGGATCGCCTTCGGGTACGTGATGAACCACATCGTCAGCGGGGCAGAGGATGTGCGCGCGGCTGCTCTGGCCGATGCGGTGCGGACGTCGGTGGCGGCGAGCCCGCGGTAG
- the cas7e gene encoding type I-E CRISPR-associated protein Cas7/Cse4/CasC codes for MTRTILDIHVLQTVPPSNLNRDDTGQPKTATYGGVRRARVSSQAWKRATRRAFDELLDPSDLGVRSKKLADELADRITAAHPSIERTAAWGIAAETLQTATGSKIEVPRRKKKDAEDEAPETAPESSYLMFLSRRQLDGLAALAVEGTKGTDDLNALKAFLKAKENKARARALVDTRHSVDIALFGRMVADATDLNVEASTQVAHALSVHAVDNESDYYTAVDDKNTEAEKGAGMIGTVEFNSATLYRYAALDVDRLRDNLGVGLRDDESPDEPTRRAVEAFVEGFIASLPTGKINTFGNHTLPDAVIVKLRTKRPVSYVAAFEKPVAKHREEGGFLRASCERLAAYVPHLEEQYGLADAGSWVLRIGSDTAALAGLGTEMNSKDLIEAVGAAVTERLSSGAA; via the coding sequence GTGACACGCACCATCCTCGACATCCACGTGCTCCAGACCGTCCCACCCAGCAATCTGAACCGGGACGACACCGGGCAACCGAAGACCGCCACCTACGGCGGAGTGCGCCGGGCACGCGTGTCCAGCCAGGCGTGGAAGCGCGCCACCCGCCGGGCGTTCGACGAACTCCTCGACCCGTCCGACCTCGGGGTCCGTTCCAAGAAGCTCGCCGACGAGCTGGCCGACCGCATCACCGCCGCCCATCCGTCGATCGAGCGCACCGCGGCCTGGGGCATCGCGGCCGAGACGTTGCAGACGGCGACCGGCTCCAAGATCGAGGTGCCCAGGCGGAAGAAGAAGGACGCCGAGGACGAGGCCCCCGAGACGGCCCCCGAGTCCTCCTACCTGATGTTCCTCAGCAGGCGGCAACTCGACGGGCTCGCCGCGCTGGCCGTCGAAGGTACCAAGGGCACCGACGACCTCAACGCGCTGAAGGCGTTCCTCAAGGCGAAGGAGAACAAGGCCCGGGCACGCGCCCTGGTGGACACCCGGCACTCCGTGGACATCGCGCTCTTCGGCCGGATGGTCGCAGACGCCACCGACCTCAACGTCGAGGCATCGACCCAGGTCGCCCACGCCCTCAGCGTCCACGCGGTCGACAACGAGTCCGACTACTACACCGCCGTGGACGACAAGAACACGGAGGCGGAGAAGGGCGCCGGGATGATCGGGACGGTCGAGTTCAACTCGGCGACGCTCTACCGGTACGCCGCACTGGACGTCGACCGGCTCCGGGACAATCTCGGTGTCGGCCTGCGCGATGACGAGTCACCCGACGAGCCGACCCGCCGCGCCGTCGAGGCGTTCGTCGAGGGCTTCATCGCCTCACTGCCCACCGGGAAGATCAACACGTTCGGCAACCACACCCTGCCGGACGCCGTGATCGTCAAGCTCCGCACCAAGCGGCCCGTCAGCTATGTCGCCGCCTTCGAGAAGCCGGTGGCCAAGCACCGGGAAGAGGGCGGCTTCCTGCGCGCCAGTTGCGAGCGGCTCGCCGCATACGTGCCGCACTTGGAGGAGCAGTACGGTCTTGCCGACGCGGGCAGTTGGGTACTGCGGATCGGCTCCGACACCGCGGCCCTCGCCGGCCTCGGCACCGAGATGAACAGCAAGGACCTGATCGAGGCCGTCGGCGCGGCGGTAACGGAGCGGCTGTCGTCGGGGGCGGCATGA
- the casA gene encoding type I-E CRISPR-associated protein Cse1/CasA, which translates to MSFVAAEGQSPRPDSGFTALSAAARSAWGKSDRDQGSWLPLWQHMADSGAVAGRLWDAWVPDQVRRLIAEALPGGEVDARRLVVWLATVHDIGKATPAFAHQYEPLAGRMRKAGLDMPYEQALRDDRRLAPHGLAGHILLQEWLEQRHGWTGRSSGQFAVVIGGHHGVPPGHHALHHLQLRPDLLRTPGPSEGLWKDVQYELLTACAEEAGVEERLRAWTTVRLSQPVQVMLSALVILADWIASSVELFPYGRPAADRLERAWRGLDLPGPWCPDEPVGSASESFASRFDLPAGSTVRPVQEEAVRVARSMPGSGLLIIEAPMGEGKTEAALMAGEILAARAGAGGVFVALPTRATGDAMFERLLNWLDRLPGDTAPGRPGALNDRRSVFLAHAKSALNDQWAGLVRAGYRDIAAVELDGSEEISRPGAADRSHPAELEAHQWLRGRKKGMLASFAVGTIDQVLFAGLKSRHLALRHLALVGKVVIIDEVHAYDAYMSTYLERVLQWLGAYRVPVVLLSATLPAARRRALAAAYAGGPVEIDAPADAYPILTAVVPGEAPRVTRPAASGRRSEIRLEPLDDDLDVLVRRLEAELGDGGCALVVRNTVDRVQEAAERLRERFGERNVTVAHSRFLAADRAHKDTWLRETFGPDGERPPGPHVVVASQVIEQSLDVDFDLLVTDLAPTDLMLQRMGRLHRHARRRPARLRAPLCLVTGVEWGQTPPEPVRGSRGVYQGTHTLVRALAVLRPHLDGRSLRLPEDISPLVQAAYGDEPVGPESWRSAMDEARTAHRKQLADKRERAEVFRLGPVRRPGRPIVGWLEAGVGEADETRAGRAQVRDGEESLEVLVVQRRHNGSLATVPWLGRGRGGLELPEHCPPPSRAAGAVAASALTLPWHFSKPWVIDRTIAELERFHVEAWQRKDCFWLAGELILVLDANCQTRLAGYDLKYSQADGLLIRPADARDARVVDLVPAFDLVSRPWIPVQFHDGATGELSLRDVFARAEDVRRLVGDVPTQEFALMRLLLAIAHDALDGPEDLDAWEDLWRSAEPFAGVAAYLDRHRERFDLLHPERPFFQVAGLHTEKNEVAPLNRVVADVPNGEPFFSMRRPGVSGLSFAEGARWLVHAHAFDPSGIKSGAVGDHRVKGGKGYPLGVAWPGNLGGVMAEGDNLRETLLLNLIARDSNGILRDREPGEQDDLPAWRREAPGPGPSADLDEPDARRPSGVCDLYTWQSRRLLLHHHEGMVTGVVLGYGDPLSPYNRLNDEPMTAWRRSLAQEKKQRKSPIYLPRQHDPSRAAWRGLESLLPATFQAQESMSSGAEPARVIPSGIVRWLHLLAAEKVLPTERLIRTRTIGAIYGTQQSVIDEIVDDHVTLPVILLDKTLPEYAETARRAVSEAENAVTALGHLAGNLARAAGCDPTAPTATARDQGFGELDGPYRRWLADLGNTASPQAAHTEWRRTARRIVSDLGDKLLDSAGPASWEGRRMATAEGDDRLIDLPQAEQWFRSRLNKIFPPPYQPPSSSDTATDAPHSPDDSPEPTA; encoded by the coding sequence ATGTCATTCGTGGCCGCAGAAGGTCAATCTCCCCGACCTGATAGCGGCTTTACCGCCCTGTCCGCTGCCGCCCGCAGCGCCTGGGGGAAGTCGGACCGGGATCAGGGGAGTTGGCTGCCGCTTTGGCAGCATATGGCGGACTCGGGCGCTGTTGCTGGGCGGCTCTGGGACGCCTGGGTCCCGGATCAAGTGCGCAGGCTGATCGCGGAAGCCCTGCCCGGCGGAGAGGTGGACGCACGGCGGCTCGTTGTCTGGCTGGCTACCGTCCACGACATCGGGAAAGCGACACCCGCGTTTGCCCACCAGTACGAGCCCCTGGCCGGGCGGATGCGCAAGGCAGGTCTCGACATGCCGTACGAGCAGGCACTTCGCGACGACCGGCGGCTGGCGCCACACGGTCTGGCGGGGCACATCCTGCTTCAGGAGTGGCTGGAGCAGCGCCACGGCTGGACGGGCCGGAGTTCCGGGCAGTTCGCCGTGGTGATCGGTGGCCATCACGGTGTGCCGCCCGGGCATCACGCGCTTCACCACTTGCAGTTGCGTCCTGATCTCCTTAGAACGCCCGGACCCAGCGAGGGGCTTTGGAAGGACGTCCAGTACGAGCTCCTCACTGCCTGCGCCGAAGAGGCGGGTGTCGAGGAACGGCTGCGAGCTTGGACGACGGTACGGCTCAGCCAGCCGGTGCAGGTCATGTTGAGTGCGCTGGTGATTCTGGCCGACTGGATCGCCAGTTCCGTCGAGCTGTTCCCGTACGGGCGTCCGGCTGCCGACCGGCTGGAGAGGGCCTGGCGAGGGCTGGATCTGCCCGGTCCTTGGTGTCCTGACGAACCTGTCGGTTCGGCGTCCGAGTCGTTCGCGTCTCGGTTCGACCTTCCTGCGGGCTCCACGGTCCGCCCTGTGCAGGAGGAAGCCGTGCGGGTGGCCCGGTCCATGCCGGGCAGCGGACTTCTGATCATCGAGGCTCCGATGGGCGAGGGAAAAACCGAAGCGGCCCTCATGGCCGGCGAGATCCTCGCCGCGCGGGCGGGCGCCGGCGGCGTCTTCGTCGCCCTGCCCACCAGGGCAACGGGGGACGCCATGTTCGAGCGGCTGCTGAACTGGCTGGACCGGCTGCCCGGTGATACCGCGCCTGGCCGACCCGGCGCTCTCAACGACCGGCGTTCCGTCTTCCTCGCGCACGCCAAGTCCGCCCTCAACGATCAGTGGGCTGGGCTCGTGCGCGCCGGGTACCGCGACATCGCCGCTGTGGAGCTGGACGGGTCGGAGGAGATCAGCCGGCCGGGCGCCGCGGACCGTTCCCATCCGGCGGAGCTGGAGGCTCACCAGTGGCTGCGTGGGCGCAAGAAGGGCATGCTCGCCTCGTTCGCGGTGGGGACCATCGATCAGGTGCTGTTCGCGGGATTGAAGAGCCGGCATCTCGCCCTGCGGCATCTGGCGCTCGTCGGCAAGGTCGTGATCATCGACGAAGTCCACGCCTATGACGCCTACATGAGCACCTACCTGGAGCGGGTGCTTCAGTGGCTCGGGGCCTACCGCGTGCCCGTGGTGCTGCTGTCGGCGACGTTGCCCGCGGCCCGGCGGCGTGCCCTGGCCGCGGCCTACGCGGGCGGCCCGGTGGAGATCGACGCACCCGCCGACGCCTATCCGATCCTGACCGCGGTGGTGCCGGGAGAGGCCCCGCGCGTCACGCGCCCGGCGGCGTCGGGGCGCCGTTCGGAGATCCGCCTGGAGCCCCTGGACGATGACCTGGATGTGCTGGTCAGGCGCCTGGAAGCCGAGCTGGGCGACGGGGGCTGCGCGCTGGTCGTGCGCAACACGGTCGACCGGGTGCAGGAAGCGGCGGAACGGCTGCGTGAGCGGTTCGGTGAGCGGAACGTGACCGTCGCCCACTCGCGGTTCCTGGCGGCCGACCGCGCACACAAGGATACGTGGCTGCGGGAGACCTTCGGGCCGGACGGCGAGCGGCCTCCGGGTCCGCACGTTGTCGTGGCGAGCCAGGTGATCGAGCAGTCGCTCGATGTCGACTTCGATCTGCTGGTCACGGATCTGGCACCCACGGACCTGATGCTTCAGCGGATGGGGCGCCTGCACCGGCACGCCCGAAGGCGACCGGCGCGGCTGCGTGCACCGCTGTGTCTGGTGACGGGCGTGGAGTGGGGTCAGACGCCGCCGGAGCCGGTGCGCGGCTCCCGTGGCGTCTACCAGGGGACCCACACGCTCGTGCGTGCTCTTGCCGTGCTCCGGCCTCATCTCGACGGCCGATCGCTACGGCTTCCGGAGGACATCAGCCCGCTGGTCCAGGCCGCGTACGGCGATGAGCCAGTCGGTCCGGAGAGCTGGCGGTCTGCGATGGACGAAGCCAGAACCGCTCACCGCAAGCAGCTTGCCGACAAGCGGGAGCGCGCGGAGGTGTTCCGCCTCGGCCCGGTCCGTCGGCCGGGGCGGCCCATCGTCGGCTGGCTGGAGGCCGGGGTCGGAGAGGCCGACGAGACGCGTGCCGGCCGGGCTCAGGTGCGGGACGGGGAGGAAAGCCTGGAGGTGCTGGTGGTCCAGCGCCGTCACAACGGCTCCCTGGCCACGGTTCCGTGGCTGGGCCGTGGCCGGGGCGGCTTGGAGCTGCCCGAGCACTGCCCTCCGCCCAGCCGTGCCGCCGGGGCAGTCGCCGCGAGCGCTTTGACTTTGCCGTGGCACTTCAGCAAGCCGTGGGTCATTGATCGAACAATCGCCGAGTTGGAACGTTTTCATGTCGAAGCATGGCAAAGAAAGGACTGCTTTTGGCTCGCAGGTGAACTGATCCTCGTTCTGGACGCGAATTGTCAGACCCGGCTGGCAGGCTACGACCTCAAGTACAGCCAGGCGGACGGTCTGTTGATCAGGCCGGCCGATGCACGCGATGCGAGAGTGGTTGATCTGGTGCCTGCCTTCGATCTGGTGTCCCGGCCGTGGATTCCCGTGCAGTTCCACGACGGGGCGACCGGAGAGCTTTCACTGCGGGACGTCTTCGCCCGCGCCGAGGACGTCCGGCGGTTGGTCGGGGACGTGCCGACACAGGAGTTCGCGCTCATGCGACTGCTGTTGGCCATCGCGCACGACGCGCTGGACGGGCCGGAAGACCTCGACGCCTGGGAAGACCTCTGGCGGTCGGCCGAGCCGTTCGCCGGCGTCGCCGCATATCTGGACCGGCACCGGGAGCGCTTCGACCTGCTGCACCCGGAGCGGCCGTTCTTCCAAGTAGCCGGGTTGCACACGGAGAAGAACGAGGTGGCACCCCTCAACCGGGTGGTGGCCGACGTACCGAACGGAGAGCCCTTCTTCTCCATGCGGCGCCCAGGAGTGAGCGGGCTGAGCTTCGCGGAAGGGGCACGCTGGCTGGTGCACGCCCACGCGTTCGATCCCTCCGGCATCAAATCCGGAGCGGTCGGAGACCACCGGGTCAAAGGCGGCAAAGGGTATCCGCTGGGCGTCGCCTGGCCGGGAAACCTGGGCGGGGTCATGGCCGAGGGCGACAACCTGAGGGAGACCCTGCTGCTCAACCTGATCGCGCGGGACAGCAACGGCATCCTGCGGGACCGCGAGCCCGGCGAACAGGACGACCTCCCTGCCTGGCGTCGCGAGGCGCCCGGGCCCGGCCCTTCGGCGGACCTGGACGAGCCGGACGCACGCAGGCCATCGGGCGTATGCGACCTCTACACCTGGCAGTCCCGGCGACTGCTGCTCCATCACCACGAAGGCATGGTCACCGGCGTCGTGCTCGGCTACGGAGACCCCCTGTCCCCGTACAACAGGCTGAACGACGAGCCGATGACGGCCTGGCGGCGAAGTCTCGCCCAGGAGAAGAAGCAGCGCAAAAGCCCCATCTACCTTCCACGCCAGCACGACCCCAGTCGCGCAGCCTGGCGGGGCCTCGAAAGCCTTCTGCCGGCGACGTTCCAAGCGCAGGAGTCGATGTCGAGCGGGGCGGAGCCAGCGAGAGTCATCCCGTCCGGGATCGTCCGCTGGCTGCACCTTCTCGCCGCGGAAAAGGTGTTGCCCACGGAGCGGCTGATCAGGACCCGGACCATCGGCGCCATCTACGGCACCCAGCAGTCCGTGATCGACGAGATCGTGGACGACCACGTAACGCTCCCGGTCATCCTGTTGGACAAGACTCTGCCCGAGTACGCGGAGACGGCGAGACGAGCCGTTTCCGAGGCTGAGAACGCCGTCACCGCCCTCGGCCACCTCGCCGGCAATCTCGCCCGGGCCGCGGGCTGTGACCCCACGGCCCCCACCGCCACCGCCCGCGATCAGGGCTTCGGCGAGCTGGACGGACCTTACCGCCGGTGGCTCGCTGACCTGGGCAACACCGCCTCACCGCAGGCCGCGCACACGGAGTGGCGGCGCACGGCCCGCCGCATCGTGAGCGATCTGGGGGACAAGCTGCTGGATTCCGCCGGCCCGGCCAGCTGGGAGGGCCGGCGCATGGCGACCGCAGAGGGCGATGACCGTCTGATCGACCTCCCGCAGGCCGAGCAGTGGTTCCGCTCCCGGCTCAACAAGATCTTCCCCCCGCCATACCAGCCTCCGTCGTCCTCCGACACCGCCACCGACGCACCTCACAGCCCCGACGACTCCCCGGAGCCCACCGCATGA
- the casB gene encoding type I-E CRISPR-associated protein Cse2/CasB encodes MTPVPAQARPADLRYSPPSWRHSPLRTAAARHIRGLYAGYRDDRPQAVATLARLRRGLGQPLHAQPDLWGLIGFDSYQQELREAPPPSETMYWAKAATLDRAETALHLTLTLWALHQQSHRETPVHVGGWSLGRSVRHLMRTKTAGKGADLAGTDGTGTTSRKADVEIDEPLRKRFVRIAAATSLDVMAQRLRELVLLLRTAGLPLDYGLLADQLLRWQEPDGPAEVHRFWGRDFHLAGMDRPPATESREHQDAAPETAGTVTERLPSAD; translated from the coding sequence ATGACGCCCGTACCCGCGCAGGCCCGCCCGGCGGACCTGCGCTACTCGCCCCCTTCCTGGCGGCACAGCCCTCTGCGCACCGCCGCCGCGCGGCACATCCGCGGTCTCTACGCCGGCTACCGCGACGACCGTCCGCAGGCCGTCGCCACGCTCGCCCGGTTGCGGCGCGGCCTCGGGCAGCCCCTCCACGCCCAGCCGGACCTGTGGGGGCTGATCGGCTTCGACAGCTATCAGCAAGAGCTGCGAGAAGCCCCGCCACCGTCCGAGACGATGTACTGGGCAAAGGCAGCCACACTCGATCGCGCCGAGACCGCGCTGCACCTCACGCTGACGCTGTGGGCGCTGCACCAGCAATCCCACCGCGAGACGCCCGTGCACGTCGGCGGCTGGAGCCTCGGCCGGTCGGTCCGGCACCTGATGCGCACGAAAACGGCGGGGAAGGGTGCCGACCTCGCAGGCACGGACGGCACGGGCACAACGTCCCGGAAGGCCGACGTCGAGATCGACGAGCCCCTGCGGAAGCGCTTCGTCCGCATCGCCGCCGCCACCTCTCTCGACGTCATGGCGCAGCGCCTGCGCGAACTGGTCCTGCTGCTCCGGACCGCCGGCCTCCCGCTGGACTACGGACTGCTGGCCGACCAACTCCTCCGTTGGCAGGAGCCGGACGGGCCGGCCGAGGTTCACCGCTTCTGGGGACGGGACTTCCATCTCGCCGGGATGGACCGCCCCCCGGCAACCGAGTCCCGCGAGCACCAGGACGCCGCACCCGAGACCGCAGGAACCGTGACCGAACGGCTCCCCTCGGCCGACTGA
- a CDS encoding UvrD-helicase domain-containing protein — protein MTARLSLYQKAENELYKMDSSVKTKFYDFCHQFRLNPDHPSLDLKPLKGDGRIYRAKIDRSYRALLARAGSGADGVQQWLIVAVRHRKDVYEELSVAINRITGEIEFVDLGVVGQSVLQRAGLQLTPSPDGQGEPVAPTPAPVVDEQPAVTAEPLLVGCTAEHLRRLGVADALIDLALSITTEDELDQLIAGAPRLTAEVLTGLGSGMSVDEVEREITQPASTELEPGFENDMATALTRTAVTTVDDDIRNVLAEGDFRAWKVYLHPTQRKIVERDYGNPARVSGGPGTGKTIVALHRVARLAAALPPGHGKPILLTTYTKNLTADLRSRLTSLVDPALLSRIDIKHIDQLAQSVLNENTAPGAQRSLISDDRALDILREVLFEHDEKRWDAEFLFDEWEQIVLGQSLATRQDYFKARRAGMGRALNRPERAAIWKLLDQFTLRLNGLGRETWAQAAERAARYEMERARKIQARAARKEAIGGGDLIHFDDNSSAMRYLRHRYRHIVVDEAQDLSPAHWKMLRAMVAPGANDLFIASDTHQRIYDRQVTLSTVGINIRGRSSKLTLSYRTTQEILHQAARVVRGATYDDLDDGTDTLDGYHSLLHGPSPEYVTCADWTDEITQLAEALKQWRAEITQPTGDGTVRDPSGTMAVCVADGEMAGRVATDLETKHGITTAILTKDGPQGGGEVHIGTMHRFKGLEFQRIAIVGACDGILPRTALIEKYETTDPKRYERELKKSRNQLFVATTRARDTLRISWHGKPSPFLPV, from the coding sequence ATGACCGCACGCCTCAGCCTCTACCAGAAGGCCGAAAACGAGCTCTACAAGATGGACTCGTCGGTCAAGACCAAGTTCTACGACTTCTGCCACCAGTTCCGTCTCAACCCTGATCACCCCAGCCTCGACCTCAAGCCGCTCAAGGGCGATGGCCGGATCTACCGCGCCAAGATCGACCGGTCCTACCGGGCGCTCCTCGCCCGGGCGGGGAGCGGCGCCGACGGTGTGCAGCAATGGCTGATCGTCGCGGTGCGCCACCGCAAGGACGTCTACGAAGAGCTCAGCGTCGCCATCAACCGGATCACCGGCGAGATCGAGTTCGTCGACCTCGGCGTGGTCGGTCAGAGTGTGCTCCAGCGTGCGGGACTCCAGCTCACTCCGTCTCCGGACGGGCAGGGCGAACCGGTGGCGCCCACGCCCGCGCCCGTCGTGGACGAGCAGCCGGCCGTCACCGCCGAACCACTCCTCGTCGGCTGCACCGCCGAGCATCTGCGTCGCCTCGGCGTCGCCGACGCCCTCATCGACCTCGCCCTCAGCATCACCACCGAAGACGAACTCGACCAACTCATCGCCGGTGCCCCGCGCCTGACCGCCGAGGTTCTCACCGGACTCGGCTCCGGCATGTCCGTCGACGAGGTCGAGCGCGAGATCACCCAGCCCGCTTCCACCGAATTGGAACCGGGCTTCGAGAACGACATGGCCACGGCCCTCACCCGCACGGCGGTCACCACGGTCGACGACGACATCCGCAACGTCCTGGCCGAGGGCGACTTCCGTGCCTGGAAGGTCTACCTCCACCCCACACAGCGCAAGATCGTCGAACGCGACTACGGCAACCCCGCCCGAGTCAGCGGCGGACCAGGCACCGGCAAAACCATCGTTGCCCTGCACCGCGTCGCCCGCCTCGCGGCCGCACTGCCCCCCGGTCACGGCAAGCCCATCCTGCTGACCACTTACACCAAGAACCTCACCGCCGACCTTCGTTCCCGGCTCACCTCACTCGTCGACCCGGCACTGCTGAGCCGTATCGACATCAAGCACATCGACCAGCTCGCCCAAAGTGTCCTCAACGAGAACACCGCACCCGGCGCGCAGCGCAGCTTGATCAGCGACGACCGGGCCCTGGACATCCTGCGCGAGGTCCTCTTCGAACACGACGAAAAACGCTGGGACGCCGAGTTCCTCTTCGACGAATGGGAACAAATCGTCCTCGGTCAGTCCCTGGCCACCCGCCAGGACTACTTCAAGGCCCGCCGCGCTGGTATGGGCCGCGCCCTCAACCGACCTGAACGCGCGGCCATCTGGAAGTTGCTCGACCAGTTCACCCTGCGCCTCAACGGCCTGGGCCGGGAGACCTGGGCCCAGGCCGCCGAGCGTGCGGCCCGCTACGAGATGGAACGCGCGCGCAAGATCCAAGCCCGGGCCGCACGCAAGGAGGCCATCGGCGGCGGAGACCTGATCCATTTCGACGACAACAGCTCCGCGATGCGCTACCTCCGTCACCGGTACCGGCACATCGTCGTCGACGAGGCCCAGGACCTCAGCCCGGCCCACTGGAAGATGCTGCGTGCCATGGTGGCGCCCGGCGCGAACGACCTGTTCATCGCCAGCGATACCCACCAGCGCATCTACGACCGGCAGGTCACCCTTTCCACCGTGGGCATCAACATCCGCGGCCGATCCTCGAAGCTGACCCTGAGCTACCGCACCACCCAGGAAATCCTCCACCAGGCTGCCAGGGTCGTCCGCGGGGCCACGTACGACGATCTCGACGACGGCACCGACACCCTCGACGGATACCACTCACTGCTGCACGGCCCATCCCCCGAATACGTCACCTGCGCCGACTGGACCGACGAGATCACCCAGCTCGCGGAGGCGCTCAAGCAGTGGCGCGCGGAGATCACCCAGCCAACCGGGGACGGCACCGTACGCGACCCCAGCGGCACCATGGCCGTCTGCGTCGCCGACGGAGAGATGGCCGGCCGGGTTGCCACCGACCTGGAGACCAAACACGGCATCACCACAGCGATCCTCACCAAGGACGGACCACAGGGCGGCGGCGAGGTGCACATCGGAACGATGCACCGCTTCAAGGGGCTTGAGTTCCAAAGGATCGCGATTGTGGGCGCGTGCGACGGCATCCTCCCGCGCACCGCTCTCATCGAGAAGTACGAGACGACCGACCCCAAGCGGTACGAACGCGAACTCAAGAAGAGCCGCAACCAGCTCTTCGTCGCCACCACCCGAGCTCGCGACACCTTGCGGATTTCCTGGCACGGCAAGCCAAGCCCATTCCTACCGGTGTAG